CATAATACCTAAAAGCATAAATAAATGATCACTCGTTAGTCGATATCGTTATTATGTCCATGAGAGCAAAAGGCAGCGGCATAAGCGTTCATGAAAATAAGAACTCATGGGAACCATGCATTGATGAAAACTGATAGGACACGAGGTAGAGGAACAGCAGCACAGTAACGCTGGCTGGGCCAAAGGAACAGTAGCATGGCAACGGTGGGGCCAAAGCCTCTTTTATCTTGTCAactaaaggaaaagaaaaatgccACCCATCTCTGCTTCctgttctccctccctctccttccaATTCCCAGCTCTCCTCCGCCTCATCACCCCAAGTCCCAAGAGCTCCGGTCCATTACCTTGTTCCCAAACTCAAAGGCAGAGATGGAAGGCAGTCTGCTTCTGATAACAACATAAACCATATAGCTTAATCTACTCTAAATAGAAACAGCGTTGTAATCCAGTACTCTCGGCTGCTGGTGGTGAAGCCGATCCCCATTCTCCCCACTTTGATCGTCTCCAAAGGCTTTGGTGGCGATGCAGTTGGGTCTCTTGAGGGGAGGAAGCTCCGGCGAAGACGAGGCCGAAAGGGAGGGCCACATTGCCCAGGAGTCGCAGCTCGACGAGCTCTCGCAACTGAAGCACGAACCCAGCACCGCATCGGGACTGGGTGGTGAAGGATGGTGATCCAAAGAAGTGAACACGTGCTTCCTTTTGTGACAAAGACCAATATCACCACCACGGCTACCACCAATGCAGTCCAGAATGAGCTGAAGGCATTCTTTCACCATTTCCTGGAGATTAATTGCATGACCAATTAAGAGACTATGATAACATAATAAGGACAAAAGGCGTAAGTGATTTGAGGGAAAAAGTGGGAAAGGATGAAACCTTGGGAGCGTTGAGGAGGGCCAGGATGTGTTGGGTCTCGTGGCACCCCACGGCAGCGGCGCCATTGCCGGGCTCCAGCTGCTGGCCCAACGCGTGCCGCATCGCCGCCGTTGCCCACACCGATGCCGGATACCGGACCCATCTCCGATCTTTAACCAACAAgtgacaaataaataaataaataaggaaTCAGATAACGAAAGCATTTATGTAGAGATTTCGACAAAGAGGGAAGACGAACCCACCGGCTATCACGGAGAGTAGAATGGCCTCGCAGCGGAGACGGGCAGAGGAGGAGAAGGTGAGATTACCGTTTTGGGTTTTGGGAAAAAGGTGGGGGAGGAGGAGGTGGATGAACGAAAGTGGGGTGACGGGATTCATCCGCCAGCCGAGGGCGGAGAGCACGAGGAGCTCCATCCGCCGCACGGTCTTGGCCTCGAACACGTACCCGGCCTCGACCTCCGCCTCCGCCACGGCAACCTGGAGGTCGAGGAGGAGGGGGACGTACGTCTCCTCCACCTTCGCCGCCAGGGAGAGGCACGCCACCgccgccagccgccccatccACGGCCGATCACCCTGCAGCCCAAGCCCAACTCCGCCGGAGAGGAAGCACCGGTCGAGGTAGTTCACGGCGAGCACCACCGTGAGAGCACCAAAGCCGTGGCGGGCGGCAGCCCGCGTCACCCACTCGACAGCGCCCCTCCTCACGGAGCGCAGATAGAGTTCGTCGGCACCGTCAGAGGAGAGCGCGGGGTTGGTCTCCCATTGTTTGGCGACCAGAGAGGCCAACAGCTCCGCCCAGTCCTCCGGCGGCTCCGCCGCCGCCTCCGCGGCAGGGACGGGAAGGTTGGAGGGCAGGGGAGCGTCGTCGTCGAGCTCCAGCTGCTCTTCCGGGCAGTAGAGAGGGTCGAGGAGGGTGGTGAGagccattatatatatatatatatatatatactgccgTACTATACTTCTTCTtctaggaggaagaagaggaggcggGTTTTGTTCATGATGTGCAGGGGTTATAGTAGCGGTGGGAGGAGGGGGGGTAGAAGAGGAGGGAAGAGAGGGAGTGGCTTCCCCTCATCTCCTTTCGCTCTctgttcttcttctcctctcttcgTTGGTCGCTGTTTTATCTTTATCTTCGCTGCCGCTGGCCgcgtctctctctgtctctcttatCTTTCTCTCTGTTGTCTTTTTCTGCTGATGTGGTGACTCTACAGGGCTTTGGTTGCGGCGGcgagggtgagagagagagagagagagagagagagagagtaggggAAAAGGGCGGGCTATAATTGGGTTTAGTGTTTCACCAAGGCTTCGCCTGTCTTCGCTGGCTTTCTTCTTTATGCCATTCTCTTTTGtttgatctttcttttctcttgttggTTTTTACTGTGGATGACATGGAGCACCTCCcgggaaaaaaatttaaaatgtgaATCAGAACGATTCAACTAGCTGGTGTTGTTTAATGTTGTGAGCCAACATGAAAGTATTTGACCATGGTGAGCCAGCTCAATGACCTAGGTGCTAGTGGGGGTGCATCATTAATGTATCTCTAGatcatgaaatttaaaatataaatttggcCATAACCCTTGGCAACAAGACATGCAACATCTACCACTTagtcttggtgacttgcaagtggGCAGGCTTTGAGTCTAGATCAGGATATGGTCAGAGCCTCAGAGGCAGTTGCAGGATTAAGAATTAAATGGACTGCGATCCCATTGATCAACTTCTTAGGTCGCATTGGGtcaatgatgatcttaggtcttaGCTGGGGTCAGATTGGATCCAAAGTTTTTTTTTAAGTTGACATCTCGATGGatggatgataaatcaagttggtTTACCTCGGTTTGTATTGAATTTAATCTAAAAAGATATAACATTTTCGAGATCCACACCAATGTTCAGAACTAAGACATTGGCTTGAGATATCGGAATCTTGGTGGATATGAtaaatccaaaatcaataatATTGAGATTTAATTAAGAGCTTAATGCCAAGCATTAATCATGAGATATAAGTGAAAAGATGACTCAAAAACATCAACTGCGATGTTAGTACATCCGGACTGATATGTTAGAATTCTTTGCTTTCATCATGGCTGGGACAATAAGGGCCAAGATAATCTATATAGCATAGTGATGAAGACCCACTAGCAATAGAAACAAAGATCTTAGACACATGATGGAGACCTTAGTTtggtaaaattagattttagttcATTTTGGATAATATTGAACGTAGGAAAATCTCAAAAGATATAANNNNNNNNNNNNNNNNNNNNNNNNNNNNNNNNNNNNNNNNNNNNNNNNNNNNNNNNNNNNNNNNNNNNNNNNNNNNNNNNNNNNNNNNNNNNNNNNNNNNGATCGCTCTGGGCCAATACCTAGGTTTGAAATATCGGCTGACATATCAAAATCTTGACCGATAAAGCATTTCTAGGATTTCTATGCAGCattgattttgagatttaagTAAATAAAAGGTGATCACAAGGTATCAATCGACATGTTAGTATAATATTGACCAAAATTTTGGAGTCGAACAGTTTGCATCGTCTGCTACAATAAGGGTGGGGGTAATCTATTACAGTGTTGATGAGGGCTCACTATTAATACAAATTGAGATTTCTGGCAAAATGAAAACCTTGGGTGGGCAAGATTAGTTTAGGATCAATTCAAAAGATTTGTACTCAATCTAAAGGAAGCTTAGATCTCCATTAGGGAGCCACATCCAATCTAAGaacaatttaaaaaataaaataaaataaaattaaaagatcatgttttaataaaatttctataatttttctattAACTAAATATTTTTGGAAAATACAAGTATACAAGTCACATTGGGAAAATGGTTCGATAATTGAATAAAAATCACTTTATACTTTTGTATTCTTTTAATCATTCTTAGACAAATGTGTAAATATTAtatgataaataattattaatgaaaGTGTTAGCTTATCAAGCCGGTAAAGTTGTTGTTGTGTTAATTAGACCAAGTGATCTAGGATTGACTGTTGCCTTCACTAAGACATCTGGGGTGCTAGAGGTTTTTAGTGTAAAACTATCTGATTGTGTAGCTCATCACCTATAAGCCCTTCTATCCACAAAGAGACAGATAATAATCACTAAATATTATTGCTCATGAGTCACATTTGCTAAAATTGGTAAACAACCTCTTAATATTTTTATGTATTGATTATTGCAATTTGTTTAAGTAATCTATGAAAAATATTGGTAGTTTAAAAATGAacttaaaaaaaaagagggaaaattAATTTGCTATCTAACTGCAAACATGTTTTATAGCAAATACGCATCAACCATAAATATTTTGTCGATTAGATTTAGTTGATAGTACATGTTAAAGAGTTTATTAAATTATACAAAATTATAATTAGAGATGATAATGGGTTAGATATATTCTTGATAAATCATTATCCTTATCTACCTTGTATTCGTCTTGAGGCGGGGTGGGGCAAAAAGTGTTAAATAGGTTATGTTGGACGGATTggatggaataaattaaaaaaatcaaatttattttacaaaacaaataaaaaatataaaaataagcttGAATATATTTTTAGAGTCAAAGATATAGAACATATAAATCAAATTTTCGATAGTAATAAAAACATAACAATCTTCAAATTAAGAAAAATCATCAACTAAAAAAATGaattaaatatcataatatataacTTTTTACATGTTCAATTTTTTTTGCAATGGTGGAGAGAGAATTTAGGAAGAGCAATATATATCTTGGTCAGAATCGGAGCGGATATTACCGTTACCAGCACCGGCCTTGAATCCACTGCATCATCAGAGTTGGGTCGGTTGGTACTCAATGGGACAGAGAACATTGCCATCTCTAATTATAATGAAGGATTTGgtcaaaaaaatactaaaaattggCATAAATAGAGATATAATGCTGATGTGTCCAACCAAAATAAAATAAGGACGAAAGGAAAATGTGCatctaaaatattatttgactATTTTATACCTCAGGAACTTGTGACAAAGTTTTACTTTATAGAGTTATAATTATTATCAGTTGATATAAAGGATAACAGAGATTGCCTAAACAAACAAAAGAACCATTGTAGAAACAAGAACATCGAGATCTATGTGCATGGTAGAATTAAGAAATGCGAACAAGGAATTAGAGGGAGTACAACAGCCGCGACCATTATCATTAAAACAACGCCGAGGAGAGCCAATTGAAATAGTTCGAAGATGTGGATGAAAATTTCAGAAAGTGTTCCATATGGAGAGGAATTCAAATTTATATAACACGTCTAGGAACAGAGGGAGAAGAATTAAACCTTTTAAAGATAACGCTACTAGATGGGGCTTTGAATTGACCAGTGAAATTTGACGAACTGACTCCAAATACTAGAAAATTGGCATAATGCCCGTGAACACAAGTTCTCTATGGCGCCACCGTGTGGCCTCCTCTATGCCACACCCGTGATCGAATCACACAGATGTGGCTGCATCTTTGGCCGAGCATGGGCCAAGTGCAATGCATTTTACTATACTATATTAAAGATATCCCAACAAGTGTGGTGGCTAGAAAATTTGTATTATATGCTTACATTTTTGTGCCTCCATACACCTCATAACTAAGCTTGGGTAGACCTGTTACCCTTTGCTCACACCCaaaaaaaaattccaagcaaTGCATGGAGACTTGAATATTAATATACATAAGACATCTACTTATTCCTTGATCTTAAAGCCCCAGCTTCACCAATCGCAAAGATCATCCCCCTCAAGTAATAATGTCACTTGCATGGTGATCAGCCTTTTACTCGTTTCACTAGATTATCCAATTAAGGAAGACTTAAATAATAATGACGGGCAGAGCTCCCCTCTTGGGGAAGAGTGAAGGACTTGTAAACCCACGAAGCTAACTTCGATTACCATAGAAAAAGTCACTAATTGTCAACAGAACTCATCATAACTAACGAATACACATTAACAAATGAAGAAACGGTATCTGCCTCGATCCATGGTTACCCTTTCCAAATGAGTGGGAGTCATTTCAAGAGTGAAAGAAAGAGATGCTCAAGGATTCACAAGGAAAGACCTAGTGTTATTACTCTTCCTGCAAAGATAAATTTTCTAGGATAGATACACGATTACCATGCACCTTTATccatagaaaaaaaaaacacaaccCATGTTCCATTGTTCTCTACCTCTTCTTTTCCCTCCcttttccttctctctccctcccttttaGAGCTACTTTTCTCTTTCCTATCTTTCCAGATCCCTTGTTCCTTCCTTTCATCGTTTCAAGCAAGGAAAAGATATCAGGTACAGATTCGACGTAATAGTAGTTTCATACTAAGCACCTGTGGATTTGTGGTGTTAAGTAACCTTTGGCTTCTCGTGTGCGCATACGTACCCTTCTATCTTTAGCTTTCTTTGTAACGACATATATAGAACATGAAGCCCGGTGCAGACTAGATACAGTTTGATACAGGAGGCAAGGAATGGAAAAGCCTGAGAGGGTGAGATGGggacaattaaataattaattgagagaagagaagtgGTGTGGACTACCGTTTTCTTTATGGATCCAGCCAACAACGATGCTCTCCTCTTTCCTTGTCAACAGCCACCGAACTTGGTCAAACTTTCCTCAGCTTCACAGCAAATACTAATGGTCATCTGCATCTCTCCGAGAAGGTGAGATGGATGGGCAATCAGAGCATGAGTGAATAATTTGTTAAGAGCAGATTTGATGCATGAAAGTATCATACGAAAACCAACAATCAGGATGCAATGTTCTCCCTTTCAGTACAATATAATGTGATACATATGAGGTATTTCATCGAGCATTTAGCTAGATATCATGTAGCAGAAATTTGGTCATACACATTGTTGTTGCACCACACAAGACAATAGCCTTCTTTCATGGCAGAGGCACATGAAGAACACGAGGGAAACCAAAGGAAAGCATCTTCTAATGATCTTTTTGAAGGGCTATCCACATGGATCGGCGGAAAGATTAGAAGACTGGTTTTCTTGGACTATCATAAGGATACCATGAGATCAGAAAGATGATTATTTACTTGTAGATGGACTATAACTAGACTTTGTTTTAATCTTTGGTATTGGGAGCTAGCGTTTAGAAATGGAAGACATACAAATTGATAAGCAACTTTGAGGTGGAAAAGGAGCATACATAACTTTTGCTGCACCTCGAGTGGGTGAGCACGTAAGAAAACGTTCCATTTTAGCTTTCACCTCTTTGAcaaggggggtgggggggggaagagagagagagacaacacTATGCCATATCCAGGTGCGCAAAGAATAACTTATCAGATTCACGGTGCTTCAGTACCGAACTTCAGGCTGCAAACAGGATGACCAAACTATATAATGCAgcactgttgcggccaatcgcctcgttgcccgatcgccgggaagcgagcacctgcaaaaggaagtccgcactgaccggaggcggctccggcggggaccctccgacggtcaagtcagagaggtgactgggcaacagtgaaatgcagacagagagctctgagagggagagagagagagaggagcgagcctgcgtatgtgggagagacgggcggatccccctttgcattgttgccttccccggtatatatagtggagcacggtatggcgccgtcattaattggcgcggacaagtgaggaactgtcaactcactgtaggctgtcagagccgccgtgaaaacatcatgtcgccgtgtagccgtctaatcaccagggttgacccggctctcggcgggacaatgcccctaggtaactgtgccgcatgtccgtgtcagagctgacaacgtctggcggccgtacggcggttggtggagtcggccgacccaaggtcggtggccagcagagtggcgtcggactcctccgtcggtcggcgagcttcaagtgggtcggctatcggacctctgggttcagtcggtcgggaatagaccgtggaatggccgtggttagccgctgatggcgtccgttggcctgccgcccgacttacgatcggccagtcagagtcgttcgtcgggccgtcggtcggtcggtcggtcggtcggtcggggccccgaggtcgggccctccgatggtcggtcgggccgccagccggtcggtcggtcggtgggtatcccccaacagttgcccccctccactcctaagtcgggtggagagctggccgatgccttcattcgggtagcaaggccgggcgactgggagtggatttgtcgcatgtgcagatccgaccgtaccgccggctgatccgttgcctgacacctcacgaatcccgagtgatccgaacgtctagtcgatgccagaagtcgcgccggcgtccggtgccggacgccgcgtcttgtcgtcgtcagtcgtcatgtcggtgtcagaagatcgggtgccggacgatacggcgtcagtcgatcggatattcggcgccgatcgtgggtgaggcgtcccatcgggaacgcggaccggcgcgggcggccgactgcggagccaacccccgcgcgccgcgtgtcaaggtggttggccggcgcccgctccggcatttaatgcgggcggtgcgggcgtcccggggcgaaccgcgccgaatccttagccaaccggcgggcgccacgcgtcgcgcatctggaggaccttggtcggcgcgggagcatctcggccgtcggtcggccctatatatataggacctcccggaccctgacccacatttgccatttgctggggaaactctgtccgggcgatttctcggtcgtcgcgggcagagctcttctctacttccggagggtccatcgggttcgtggtcctccttccccttcttgctttcttctcttctttcccttctttcggttcctgcacaatgaccaggaaaccgactcagggagctcggtcggggaacccgaccgacgacacccgatcggctccggaagatgaggcctcctcgctttcggggccgaacgtcgatcagcttcgggagcactatcgcatcccggagcagtttcggctctatgctccaggggccggcggtcgggtcaacaaccctccgcccggcgacctggggatgtatgttgaggaccttcgtgcgggtcttcgacttccgattccggagttcgtccggaatctgcttgattactacggactctgtccgacgcaactggcgccgaactctgtccggctaatcatttctttcgcgctgttgtgtcagctcttgccgaccaacccccgcgtttccctcttccgggccttcttcgtgctccgaccccaccctaaggcccgagggtggtggctcttcaacccccggaagggtcttgccttcataaccggtcttccatcgtccattcatggatggaagaaccagtttttctttgtttcctcttcctcctcttggggctttccttctcgctggggtgtaccccgaactgaggccaacgacaacagtcgggtcgacgtggacgaccgggaggacttccaccgactcaaagacatgttggtcccgaagcagagggagcttgttaccgagcaagctctctatgatgccggcctgagtctggtcccccgaataggtatcgcccgattccCCAGCTTTTCTtcttgttcggctttagggtagttctggtccggcctttaacattggtcggttttgcagggacaccgtcgaggatgaggccgaccgacgccgaaattcgtcagtttgccgccgcgaggaagaggccagcgtcgggggctggcccttcgcgcccttccaagagatcagccccagtcccgccgaccgtggaagcgtcggcgaccgaggggtcggagccaaTCATAGCCCTCGCTGCTCCGACTGTCCGAGTGGGGGAGAggcgagtcgaggagaggccggccgaggaagtggccgaagtaGTGTCGacggtttcgccgccgcgggcggagccggatgtcgttcgggaagccgaacagcgtccggaggcgtccgctggcgcaacggggggcgccgggtcgaactccagcgtcccatcgctgccagccccgtcggtcggggcagctgatcgggggaaagccccgatggagccctcggaggaggagagatcaatgccccccagcgcatactaccccgagggtgcgtcggccttgtccga
Above is a genomic segment from Elaeis guineensis isolate ETL-2024a chromosome 1, EG11, whole genome shotgun sequence containing:
- the LOC105061042 gene encoding cyclin-D3-2, which gives rise to MALTTLLDPLYCPEEQLELDDDAPLPSNLPVPAAEAAAEPPEDWAELLASLVAKQWETNPALSSDGADELYLRSVRRGAVEWVTRAAARHGFGALTVVLAVNYLDRCFLSGGVGLGLQGDRPWMGRLAAVACLSLAAKVEETYVPLLLDLQVAVAEAEVEAGYVFEAKTVRRMELLVLSALGWRMNPVTPLSFIHLLLPHLFPKTQNGNLTFSSSARLRCEAILLSVIADRRWVRYPASVWATAAMRHALGQQLEPGNGAAAVGCHETQHILALLNAPKEMVKECLQLILDCIGGSRGGDIGLCHKRKHVFTSLDHHPSPPSPDAVLGSCFSCESSSSCDSWAMWPSLSASSSPELPPLKRPNCIATKAFGDDQSGENGDRLHHQQPRVLDYNAVSI